A window of Pelomonas sp. SE-A7 genomic DNA:
GGGCCCGCAGCTGCAGCAGCCCGCCCTGGACCTTGGGCTCCAGGCCATGGTGCAGGGCGTTCTCTATCAGCGGCTGCAGCAGCAACGGCGGAATGCGTGCTGCAAGCAGGGCCTCGGGCACCTCGGTCCGGGTGCGCAGCCGCTCGCCCATGCGGCACTGCATCACCGTCAGGTAGCTTTGCACCAGGTCCAGCTCCTGGCCCAGGCTCACGTCCTGGGCCCGCATCTGCTGCAGGCTGGCGCGCAGGTAGTCGGTGAAGGCGTTCAGCATCTGCCGCGCCTGGCGGGGCTCGTAGTCGATCAGGCCCTCGACGTTGGCCAGTGTGTTGAACAGGAAATGCGGCTCGATCTGGGCCTGCAGCAGCCGCAGCTGGGCCTCGGTGACCTGCTCGCGGGTGCGCTGGGCCTTGAGCTGGGCGCGCAGCCGCCAGAAGCTCAGCAGGGAGAACAGGGCACCGCAGAACAGGAAAGTGATCAGCGTGCCGACGTTTGGAATCCGTGGCGCCACCGGCACGCCCAGGCGCTGCCAGCGCAGCAGGGTGTCGATCAGCACCAGGCCCAGGGCGCTGCAAAGGGTGGGCAGGCCCACGAAGACCAGCAGGCTTGCGCGCCCCGTGCCCTCGTTGATCGCCTGCAGCCGTTCCTCGGACAGCAGGTGTTCCAGCAGGCGCAGTCCGGCGTGGCTCAGCAGGGCGATGACGGTGCCCAGCTGCATGGACAGCACCAGGCTGGGCCGCCAGAACGAGGTGTCCAGCAGATTGCCCGAGAACAGGGCGGCCAGCAGCACGAAGCTGAGGCCGACCAGGGCGCCCACGCTGGCATTCAGCAGCAGGCCCATCCACCAGGGCTCCTGCCGGTGTTTCTTGAGGCGCCAGAAATCGCGCCAGGCGGTTCGGAGCTGGGCTCTCCAGGGGGATCTCATGCCCGGCAGTGTAGGCAGGCGGCGCCGGACGGCCAGGCCCAAGGCCGTGGCCGGTCCAGGGTCGGCGCGAATCGACGACGCGAGGGGCCGGTCGGTTACGGCAGGAGCACAGGGAGGCCCGGGGTCCCTGCCTACAATCGCCGCCATTCCAGCTGTTGACCCCTACGAGGAAGACCTTCCATGCAAGTGCAAGCATCCGCCTTCAAGGCCTATGACATCCGCGGCGTCGTCGGCCAGAGCCTGAACGAGGAGATGGCCGAGCACCTGGGCCGGGCCTTCGGCACCGAGGCCAGGAAGATTGGCGAGAAGGCGGTCGTGGTCGGCCGGGACGGACGCCTGTCGGGCCCCTCCCTGGTGGCCGCGCTGATCCGCGGCCTGGCCTCGACCGGCCTGGACGTGGTGGACATCGGCGCCGTGACGACGCCGATGCTGTACTACGTGGCCGCCACCCGCATCAAGCATGGCTGCAATTCCGGCATCCAGGTGACCGGCAGCCACAACCCCAAGGACTACAACGGCTTCAAGATGGTGCTGGGCGGCGCCGCCGTCTACGGCGAGCAGATCCAGGGCATCCGGCGCCGC
This region includes:
- a CDS encoding histidine kinase encodes the protein MRSPWRAQLRTAWRDFWRLKKHRQEPWWMGLLLNASVGALVGLSFVLLAALFSGNLLDTSFWRPSLVLSMQLGTVIALLSHAGLRLLEHLLSEERLQAINEGTGRASLLVFVGLPTLCSALGLVLIDTLLRWQRLGVPVAPRIPNVGTLITFLFCGALFSLLSFWRLRAQLKAQRTREQVTEAQLRLLQAQIEPHFLFNTLANVEGLIDYEPRQARQMLNAFTDYLRASLQQMRAQDVSLGQELDLVQSYLTVMQCRMGERLRTRTEVPEALLAARIPPLLLQPLIENALHHGLEPKVQGGLLQLRARPEGAGLVLEIVDDGVGLRHSHAHPRRGNGVALRNIRERLTAAYGPKAQLLLEEAAGGGTCVQLRLPALQPLRHPAPGPFVTT